Proteins encoded within one genomic window of Cucumis sativus cultivar 9930 chromosome 3, Cucumber_9930_V3, whole genome shotgun sequence:
- the LOC101222654 gene encoding lipid transfer-like protein VAS — MEIRREIMKKIVAAAVVMVLLGCGGSIGTMAQSEDTSCVNTLIPCLNYVNGTRDPPESCCNPLRSIINSNPECLCGLISREGSNRAEAAGIDINEAQLLPARCGEHVNPLSCLAANNTSGSPSMSLALQVITLAISTKLIMSSILHF, encoded by the exons ATGGAAATTAGAAGagaaataatgaagaaaatagtAGCAGCAGCAGTAGTAATGGTATTATTAGGCTGCGGTGGAAGCATTGGAACAATGGCTCAAAGTGAAGACACATCGTGTGTGAATACATTAATTCCATGCTTAAATTACGTAAACGGAACCAGAGATCCACCGGAGAGTTGCTGTAATCCACTGAGATCCATCATCAATTCAAATCCGGAATGCCTTTGCGGTTTAATTAGCAGAGAAGGAAGCAATAGAGCGGAGGCGGCAGGGATAGATATCAACGAGGCTCAACTCTTACCCGCTCGATGTGGAGAACATGTTAATCCTCTCTCTTGCCTTGCTGCTAATAATACTTCTG GCTCGCCCTCCATGTCTTTGGCTCTTCAAGTAATTACACTTGCGATTTCCACAAAGCTTATCATGTCTTCAATTCTTCacttttag